In the Oncorhynchus keta strain PuntledgeMale-10-30-2019 chromosome 14, Oket_V2, whole genome shotgun sequence genome, one interval contains:
- the gkap1 gene encoding G kinase-anchoring protein 1 isoform X1 yields MASAMISVHTTASRFALLQVDSDSDSDSESGRTKGGRDSGKTRPGKTTSGKSTASNDKKKEKRKKKKEQQQSEANELRNLAFKKLPQKSSAPPPSLSLQGVANELLHPAAGDQAMPPEGWQQWKQRDNQLTSELYEADLEKALMMSKLEFEQHKQDDDGTDTPSPKSRGAAVGKKDKKKNQQGKDKKMTVSLKDFQAEGDQSKKQEKEEPKPPAPPEDKFFNKLEDDVSKIVQQEKRREQFSNSTGLEVTTSTEHEPDPRTEQLKDDLEKKDQEIDKLKKVISQWEVKYKEVKARNSQLLKMLQQGEMKDKAEILLQVEELLNIKEELSSQVTSLHASLEQEKSKVKGLQTDQPKHHQISQEVTPRKITKGNRKGKKGPEPDL; encoded by the exons ATGGCGTCAGCAATGATCTCCGTCCACACCACAGCCTCTCGCTTTGCCCTGCTCCAGGTCGACTCTGATTCCGACTCCGATTCAGAGTCAGGAAGGACTAAAGGCGGCCGGGACTCTGGAAAGACTCGGCCCGGGAAGACAACCAGTGGGAAATCCACCGCAAGCAACGACAAGAAGAAGGAAAAGCGTAAGAAGAAGAAAGAGCAGCAACAGAGCGAGGCCAATGAG TTAAGAAATCTTGCCTTTAAGAAGCTCCCTCAGAAGTCCTCTGCCCcgcccccctccctgtctctgcagGGTGTGGCCAATGAGCTGCTCCATCCCGCAGCAGGGGACCAAGCCATGCCCCCGGAAGGCTGGCAGCAATGGAAGCAAAGGGACAACCAG TTGACGAGCGAGCTTTATGAGGCCGACCTGGAGAAGGCACTGATGATGAGTAAACTGGAGTTTGAGCAGCATAAACAG GATGATGATGGTACAGACACTCCCTCTCCCAAGTCCCGAGGAGCAGCAGTAGGGAAGAAGGACAAGAAGAAGAACCAGCAGGGAAAAGACAAGAAGATGACGGTCTCTCTGAAGGACTTCCAGGCGGAGGGGG ATCAGAGTAAGAAGcaggagaaagag GAGCCCAAACCACCCGCACCTCCAGAAGACAAGTTCTTCAACAAGCTTGAGGATGACGTTAGCAAAATCGTACAGCAGGAAAAAAGACGTGAGCAGTTTTCTAACAGCACTGGCCTCGAGGTCACGACTTCAACAGAGCATGAACCG GACCCTCGAACTGAGCAGCTAAAGGACGATCTGGAGAAGAAAGACCAAGAAATTGACAAGTTAAAGAAGGTCATTTCACAATGGGAG GTGAAATACAAAGAAGTGAAAGCCAGAAACTCCCAGCTCCTGAAGATGTTGCagcagggagaga TGAAAGATAAAGCCGAGATCCTACTGCAGGTGGAAGAGCTTCTAAATATCAAAGAGGAGTTGTcttcacag GTGACATCACTACATGCCTCACTGGAACAAGAGAAGTCGAAAGTGAAAGGTTTACAAACAGATCAGCCAAAACACCATCAG ATCAGCCAGGAAGTCACCCCTAGGAAGATTACCAAG GGAAACAGGAAGGGGAAAAAGGGTCCAGAGCCCGATCTATGA
- the gkap1 gene encoding G kinase-anchoring protein 1 isoform X3 yields the protein MASAMISVHTTASRFALLQVDSDSDSDSESGRTKGGRDSGKTRPGKTTSGKSTASNDKKKEKRKKKKEQQQSEANEGVANELLHPAAGDQAMPPEGWQQWKQRDNQLTSELYEADLEKALMMSKLEFEQHKQDDDGTDTPSPKSRGAAVGKKDKKKNQQGKDKKMTVSLKDFQAEGDQSKKQEKEEPKPPAPPEDKFFNKLEDDVSKIVQQEKRREQFSNSTGLEVTTSTEHEPDPRTEQLKDDLEKKDQEIDKLKKVISQWEVKYKEVKARNSQLLKMLQQGEMKDKAEILLQVEELLNIKEELSSQVTSLHASLEQEKSKVKGLQTDQPKHHQISQEVTPRKITKGNRKGKKGPEPDL from the exons ATGGCGTCAGCAATGATCTCCGTCCACACCACAGCCTCTCGCTTTGCCCTGCTCCAGGTCGACTCTGATTCCGACTCCGATTCAGAGTCAGGAAGGACTAAAGGCGGCCGGGACTCTGGAAAGACTCGGCCCGGGAAGACAACCAGTGGGAAATCCACCGCAAGCAACGACAAGAAGAAGGAAAAGCGTAAGAAGAAGAAAGAGCAGCAACAGAGCGAGGCCAATGAG GGTGTGGCCAATGAGCTGCTCCATCCCGCAGCAGGGGACCAAGCCATGCCCCCGGAAGGCTGGCAGCAATGGAAGCAAAGGGACAACCAG TTGACGAGCGAGCTTTATGAGGCCGACCTGGAGAAGGCACTGATGATGAGTAAACTGGAGTTTGAGCAGCATAAACAG GATGATGATGGTACAGACACTCCCTCTCCCAAGTCCCGAGGAGCAGCAGTAGGGAAGAAGGACAAGAAGAAGAACCAGCAGGGAAAAGACAAGAAGATGACGGTCTCTCTGAAGGACTTCCAGGCGGAGGGGG ATCAGAGTAAGAAGcaggagaaagag GAGCCCAAACCACCCGCACCTCCAGAAGACAAGTTCTTCAACAAGCTTGAGGATGACGTTAGCAAAATCGTACAGCAGGAAAAAAGACGTGAGCAGTTTTCTAACAGCACTGGCCTCGAGGTCACGACTTCAACAGAGCATGAACCG GACCCTCGAACTGAGCAGCTAAAGGACGATCTGGAGAAGAAAGACCAAGAAATTGACAAGTTAAAGAAGGTCATTTCACAATGGGAG GTGAAATACAAAGAAGTGAAAGCCAGAAACTCCCAGCTCCTGAAGATGTTGCagcagggagaga TGAAAGATAAAGCCGAGATCCTACTGCAGGTGGAAGAGCTTCTAAATATCAAAGAGGAGTTGTcttcacag GTGACATCACTACATGCCTCACTGGAACAAGAGAAGTCGAAAGTGAAAGGTTTACAAACAGATCAGCCAAAACACCATCAG ATCAGCCAGGAAGTCACCCCTAGGAAGATTACCAAG GGAAACAGGAAGGGGAAAAAGGGTCCAGAGCCCGATCTATGA
- the gkap1 gene encoding G kinase-anchoring protein 1 isoform X2 produces MASAMISVHTTASRFALLQVDSDSDSDSESGRTKGGRDSGKTRPGKTTSGKSTASNDKKKEKRKKKKEQQQSEANELRNLAFKKLPQKSSAPPPSLSLQGVANELLHPAAGDQAMPPEGWQQWKQRDNQLTSELYEADLEKALMMSKLEFEQHKQDDDGTDTPSPKSRGAAVGKKDKKKNQQGKDKKMTVSLKDFQAEGDQSKKQEKEEPKPPAPPEDKFFNKLEDDVSKIVQQEKRREQFSNSTGLEVTTSTEHEPDPRTEQLKDDLEKKDQEIDKLKKVISQWEVKYKEVKARNSQLLKMLQQGEMKDKAEILLQVEELLNIKEELSSQVTSLHASLEQEKSKVKGLQTDQPKHHQGNRKGKKGPEPDL; encoded by the exons ATGGCGTCAGCAATGATCTCCGTCCACACCACAGCCTCTCGCTTTGCCCTGCTCCAGGTCGACTCTGATTCCGACTCCGATTCAGAGTCAGGAAGGACTAAAGGCGGCCGGGACTCTGGAAAGACTCGGCCCGGGAAGACAACCAGTGGGAAATCCACCGCAAGCAACGACAAGAAGAAGGAAAAGCGTAAGAAGAAGAAAGAGCAGCAACAGAGCGAGGCCAATGAG TTAAGAAATCTTGCCTTTAAGAAGCTCCCTCAGAAGTCCTCTGCCCcgcccccctccctgtctctgcagGGTGTGGCCAATGAGCTGCTCCATCCCGCAGCAGGGGACCAAGCCATGCCCCCGGAAGGCTGGCAGCAATGGAAGCAAAGGGACAACCAG TTGACGAGCGAGCTTTATGAGGCCGACCTGGAGAAGGCACTGATGATGAGTAAACTGGAGTTTGAGCAGCATAAACAG GATGATGATGGTACAGACACTCCCTCTCCCAAGTCCCGAGGAGCAGCAGTAGGGAAGAAGGACAAGAAGAAGAACCAGCAGGGAAAAGACAAGAAGATGACGGTCTCTCTGAAGGACTTCCAGGCGGAGGGGG ATCAGAGTAAGAAGcaggagaaagag GAGCCCAAACCACCCGCACCTCCAGAAGACAAGTTCTTCAACAAGCTTGAGGATGACGTTAGCAAAATCGTACAGCAGGAAAAAAGACGTGAGCAGTTTTCTAACAGCACTGGCCTCGAGGTCACGACTTCAACAGAGCATGAACCG GACCCTCGAACTGAGCAGCTAAAGGACGATCTGGAGAAGAAAGACCAAGAAATTGACAAGTTAAAGAAGGTCATTTCACAATGGGAG GTGAAATACAAAGAAGTGAAAGCCAGAAACTCCCAGCTCCTGAAGATGTTGCagcagggagaga TGAAAGATAAAGCCGAGATCCTACTGCAGGTGGAAGAGCTTCTAAATATCAAAGAGGAGTTGTcttcacag GTGACATCACTACATGCCTCACTGGAACAAGAGAAGTCGAAAGTGAAAGGTTTACAAACAGATCAGCCAAAACACCATCAG GGAAACAGGAAGGGGAAAAAGGGTCCAGAGCCCGATCTATGA
- the LOC118392876 gene encoding arrestin domain-containing protein 3-like, producing MVLGKVKSFTVSYDCLNDSNVPVFASGDSVSGRVIIEVTGEIRVKSLKIQAKGFAKVRWTESRNAGSNTAYTQNYTEEVEYLNHKDILIGHERDEDNSEEGLTTIHSGRHEYAFSLELPQTPLATSLEGKHGSVRYWVKAELHRPWFLPMKTKKEFTVFEHIDINTPLLLSPQAGTKDKTLCCWFCTSGPISLSAKIERKGYTPGESIQIFAEIENCSSRMVVPKAAIYQTQTFKAKGKLKEVKQLVANLRGESLSSGKTETWSGKMLKIPPVSPSILNCSIIRVQYSLMVYVDIPGAMNLSLNLPLIIGTIPLHPVGSRTSSVSSQCSMTMSWLGMTLPERPEAPPSYAEIMTEEQRRSLEVTSARDELEGSLFAYIQEFRFQPPPLYSEVDPNPDQASRTEERRSDTCPSR from the exons ATGGTGCTAGGAAAGGTAAAGAGCTTCACCGTAAGCTACGACTGTCTCAATGACAGCAATGTCCCCGTTTTCGCAAGCGGGGATTCCGTCTCAGGTAGGGTTATCATCGAAGTCACCGGAGAAATCCGTGTGAAATCTCTTAAAATTCAAGCAAAGGGATTTGCAAAAGTTCGTTGGACTGAATCCCGAAATGCTGGATCTAACACTGCCTATACGCAAAATTACACAGAAGAAGTGGAATATCTAAACCATAAAGACATCCTAATTGGACATGAAAGAG ATGAGGACAACTCAGAAGAAGGACTCACCACTATCCATTCAGGAAGACACGAGTATGCATTCAGCCTTGAGCTTCCACAGAC ACCTCTGGCTACCTCGTTGGAAGGGAAGCACGGCAGCGTGCGTTACTGGGTGAAGGCCGAGCTACACAGGCCATGGTTTCTGCCCATGAAGACCAAGAAAGAATTTACAGTGTTTGAACACATCGACATAAACACTCCTTTACTCCTG TCACCCCAGGCAGGTACGAAAGACAAGACTTTATGCTGCTGGTTCTGCACCTCAGGTCCAATCTCCTTAAGTGCCAAAATCGAAAGGAAGGGATATACCCCAG GAGAGTCAATTCAGATCTTTGCCGAGATCGAGAATTGTTCCTCTCGCATGGTCGTGCCAAAGGCAGCCATTTACCAAACACAGACCTTCAAAGCCAAAGGTAAACTGAAGGAGGTCAAACAGCTGGTGGCCAACCTCCGAGGGGAGTCGCTGTCCTCGGGCAAGACGGAGACGTGGAGTGGCAAAATGCTGAAGatcccccccgtctctccctccatcttgaaCTGCAGCATCATCCGAGTGCAGTATTCTCTCATG GTGTACGTGGACATCCCCGGAGCCATGAACCTGTCTCTGAACCTGCCACTGATCATCGGCACCATCCCGCTGCACCCCGTCGGCAGCCGCACCTCCAGTGTCAGCAGCCAGTGCAGCATGACCATGAGCTGGCTAGGCATGACCCTGCCAGAGCGCCCTGAAGCCCCACCAAGCTATGCCGAGATCATGACAGAGGAGCAGAGACGGAGCCTGGAGGTGACCTCAGCCAGGGATGAGTTGGAGGGATCACTCTTTGCCTACATCCAGGAGTTCCGCTTCCagccccctcctctctactctgag GTTGATCCCAATCCTGATCAAGCCAGccggacagaggagaggagatctgaCACCTGTCCATCACGCTGA